From the genome of Gammaproteobacteria bacterium, one region includes:
- a CDS encoding helix-turn-helix transcriptional regulator, with product MPVRRKITSSPPAAVEESLKRVGRNIRIARLRRQLRIQDLAERMGVSRFTVADLERGKPGTSASAYFGALWSLGLLDQADELADPDRDEEGRVLENARAPRRAARPRRLDNDF from the coding sequence ATGCCAGTCAGACGCAAGATTACATCGTCCCCGCCCGCCGCGGTCGAGGAGTCTCTGAAGCGGGTGGGCCGCAACATCCGCATCGCGCGCCTGCGCCGTCAGTTGCGCATCCAGGACCTGGCCGAGCGCATGGGCGTCTCGCGGTTCACGGTCGCCGATCTCGAGCGGGGGAAGCCAGGCACCTCGGCGTCCGCCTATTTCGGTGCGCTCTGGTCCCTCGGCCTGCTGGACCAGGCGGACGAGCTCGCCGACCCGGACCGCGACGAGGAAGGCCGGGTCCTGGAGAACGCCCGCGCCCCCCGGCGCGCCGCCCGCCCCCGACGCCTCGACAATGACTTCTAG
- a CDS encoding HipA domain-containing protein, whose protein sequence is MTSRRACYVFVVLPGETEFTVAGKFRVSETRAGSPLGEFVYGRSFLHRPDAVELDPVELRLVERVYRTGRMEGFFGVIRDAMPDYWGRLLIEKRSGRTMPEEFDYLMLGPDDRAGALGFGLELEPPRPRRRFNAVVDLSRLQAAADAVLADRFEVTGAVADRARELLLAGTSMGGARPKALVEDAEALWIAKFRQPSDRWNLPRVEHGLLRLARRCGLDAAESRVERIGNRDALLVRRFDRDWTGNGYLRHRMASALTLLRADDSPTDRRRWSYLSLADEVRRASASPREDLRELFGRMCFNAAVSNLDDHPRNHALLARGRSWRLSPAYDLEPMPVVAVERRDLAMVCGPRGRRASRANLLAAAGRFLLERDEARAIFNHVTETIRGSWHETMRRAGVSERDCERIRDAFLYDGLFLDAG, encoded by the coding sequence ATGACTTCTAGACGTGCGTGCTACGTCTTTGTCGTTCTGCCCGGGGAGACGGAGTTCACGGTGGCGGGCAAGTTTCGCGTCTCGGAGACCCGCGCGGGATCCCCGCTGGGCGAATTCGTCTATGGGCGGAGCTTTCTTCATCGCCCGGATGCCGTAGAACTCGATCCCGTGGAGCTGCGGCTGGTGGAGCGCGTGTACCGGACGGGACGGATGGAGGGCTTCTTCGGCGTCATTCGCGACGCCATGCCGGACTACTGGGGACGCCTGCTGATCGAGAAGCGCTCCGGTCGCACGATGCCGGAGGAGTTCGACTACCTGATGCTGGGGCCCGACGACCGCGCGGGCGCGCTCGGGTTCGGTTTGGAGCTGGAGCCTCCGAGGCCCCGGCGGCGATTCAACGCGGTGGTCGACCTGTCGCGGCTTCAGGCGGCCGCGGACGCCGTGCTCGCGGACAGGTTTGAGGTTACCGGCGCCGTGGCCGATCGCGCGCGCGAGCTGCTGCTTGCAGGCACCTCGATGGGGGGTGCCCGCCCGAAGGCCCTCGTCGAGGACGCCGAAGCGCTGTGGATCGCGAAGTTCCGCCAGCCGAGCGACCGCTGGAACCTGCCCCGGGTGGAGCACGGCCTTCTCCGGCTTGCGCGGCGATGCGGACTCGACGCGGCGGAGAGCCGGGTCGAACGCATCGGCAACCGCGATGCGCTGCTGGTGCGCCGCTTCGACCGGGACTGGACGGGTAACGGCTACCTGCGCCACCGCATGGCGAGCGCACTCACCCTCCTGCGTGCCGATGACTCGCCCACGGACCGCAGGCGCTGGTCCTATCTGTCGCTCGCCGACGAAGTGAGGCGCGCAAGCGCTTCTCCCAGGGAAGACCTCCGCGAACTGTTCGGTCGGATGTGCTTCAACGCCGCGGTCTCCAACCTGGACGATCATCCGCGCAACCACGCCCTGCTGGCGCGGGGACGCAGCTGGCGCCTGAGCCCGGCCTACGATCTGGAGCCGATGCCGGTGGTTGCCGTCGAGCGACGCGACCTGGCCATGGTCTGTGGTCCGCGGGGCCGCAGGGCCAGCCGGGCCAACCTGCTGGCAGCCGCCGGGCGCTTCCTGCTGGAGCGCGACGAGGCCAGGGCCATCTTCAATCATGTCACGGAGACGATTCGCGGCTCGTGGCACGAGACCATGCGGCGGGCCGGGGTGAGCGAACGGGACTGCGAGCGCATCCGGGACGCCTTTCTCTACGACGGGCTGTTTCTGGATGCGGGATGA
- a CDS encoding DUF1028 domain-containing protein encodes MTRRTSIAVPLFAAVLSLGVILVPAHRLDAQTQGPVASPGSIVDVPGPILNEFGEEVVATFSIVARDPATDELGVAVQSRAFRAGAIVSYAKAGVGAIATQAAANQTYGPRGLELLELGLSPDEVVEHLTGADPGRDRRQLAVIDAEGRVRAYTGSGTSAWAGHIEGENFSAQGNILAGEAVVQAMAEAFESSSGPLALRLMDALDAGEAAGGDARGKQAGGVLVVRPIGDSGRTTDRWVDVRVDDHAEPFKELRRLVNMSVSRIHSRDARELAAQGRFDEAIAAQKEAIAIVPGEDQLIYGLARLYARAGDAAGAVATLEEAIAIDARWRGLAASQADFDNIRDNAEFRRLIG; translated from the coding sequence ATGACTCGCCGAACATCGATTGCAGTGCCGCTTTTCGCTGCCGTGCTGAGCCTCGGCGTCATCCTCGTGCCCGCGCACCGGCTCGACGCCCAGACTCAAGGCCCGGTCGCCTCTCCGGGCTCGATCGTCGACGTTCCGGGCCCCATCCTCAACGAGTTCGGAGAGGAAGTCGTCGCCACTTTCTCGATCGTAGCGCGCGATCCCGCCACCGACGAGCTGGGGGTGGCGGTGCAGTCGCGGGCCTTCCGCGCAGGGGCGATCGTGTCGTATGCCAAGGCGGGAGTGGGGGCGATCGCGACCCAGGCGGCGGCCAACCAGACCTACGGACCGCGCGGGCTCGAGCTCCTGGAGCTGGGGCTCTCGCCGGACGAGGTGGTGGAACACCTGACGGGTGCGGACCCAGGCCGTGACCGCCGCCAGCTCGCCGTGATCGACGCCGAAGGGCGGGTGCGGGCCTACACCGGATCGGGCACCAGCGCCTGGGCGGGGCACATCGAGGGCGAGAACTTCTCCGCGCAGGGCAACATCCTGGCCGGGGAGGCGGTGGTGCAGGCGATGGCGGAGGCGTTCGAGTCGTCGAGCGGGCCGCTCGCGCTCCGCCTCATGGACGCCCTCGATGCCGGCGAGGCCGCCGGGGGCGACGCGCGCGGCAAGCAGGCCGGAGGGGTGCTGGTGGTGAGGCCCATCGGCGACTCGGGCCGCACCACCGACCGCTGGGTGGACGTGCGCGTGGACGACCACGCCGAGCCGTTCAAGGAGCTGCGCCGCCTGGTGAACATGTCGGTCTCGCGCATCCACTCGCGGGACGCGCGCGAGCTGGCTGCCCAGGGCCGGTTTGACGAAGCCATCGCGGCCCAGAAGGAAGCGATCGCTATCGTGCCCGGGGAGGATCAGCTCATCTACGGGCTGGCGCGCCTGTATGCCCGAGCGGGCGATGCCGCGGGCGCGGTCGCCACGCTCGAGGAAGCCATCGCCATCGACGCGCGCTGGCGCGGACTGGCCGCATCGCAGGCCGATTTCGACAACATCCGCGATAACGCGGAGTTCCGGAGACTCATAGGATGA
- a CDS encoding RidA family protein has product MSVRAFSRFHAFSRFRASPVFRASFAFIVLAMLPACAGDVSLDLNLEGLLRERSYVNPRSAADPDVPPFSAGVMVGNTFHVSGTLGLGPNQTVPETAQEEARNVLTNVQNTLEAAGLTMDDLVSVQVYASDVADYDAFNEVYRTFFTQEYPARAFLGSGPLLFGARFEVLGFAVQR; this is encoded by the coding sequence ATGAGTGTTCGCGCATTCTCCCGTTTCCACGCATTCTCCCGTTTTCGCGCATCCCCCGTTTTCCGCGCATCCTTCGCCTTCATCGTGCTCGCCATGCTTCCTGCGTGCGCCGGCGACGTGTCGCTCGACCTGAACCTCGAGGGGCTCCTGCGGGAGCGGAGCTACGTCAACCCGCGCTCAGCGGCCGATCCCGACGTGCCGCCGTTCAGCGCCGGGGTGATGGTGGGCAACACCTTCCACGTATCAGGGACGTTGGGGCTCGGACCCAACCAGACCGTGCCCGAGACCGCCCAGGAGGAGGCCCGCAACGTTCTGACCAACGTGCAGAACACGCTGGAGGCCGCGGGGCTGACCATGGACGACCTGGTGTCGGTGCAGGTGTACGCCTCGGACGTCGCGGACTACGACGCGTTCAACGAGGTCTACCGCACCTTCTTCACGCAGGAGTACCCGGCGCGGGCGTTCCTGGGCTCGGGCCCGCTGCTCTTCGGGGCGCGCTTCGAGGTACTGGGGTTCGCGGTGCAGCGGTAG
- a CDS encoding aldo/keto reductase — MIFDDTNRRQFLTRVAGLGAALSLPRSLVSLQQAFPTREIPGTGERLPIVGFGSSKPVLEIPTEGTEPLEAVLGTLLEQGGRVVDTSPRTPEIDREFGRILTRPRFQDSLFLAAKINTEGEDAGIAQMRQSQQLFGRPTLDLLQVESLRDLDVHWPNVRGWKDSGEARYVGVTVSAYRNFERLEAFMRSESFDFVHVNYSVMEPLAEERILPLAQDLGLAVLTNRPFMNGSYFGRVADHTLPDWAAEFDCESWAQFSLKYVLSHPAVTCALTETSNPVHLVENMHSALGRFPDEAAKRRMRELVSTF; from the coding sequence ATGATATTCGACGACACCAACCGCCGACAGTTCCTGACCCGCGTCGCCGGACTCGGCGCAGCGCTCTCGCTCCCACGTAGCCTGGTCTCCCTCCAACAAGCCTTCCCCACCCGCGAGATCCCGGGCACCGGCGAGCGCCTGCCCATCGTCGGGTTCGGATCTTCGAAGCCTGTGCTTGAGATCCCCACGGAAGGCACGGAGCCCCTGGAGGCGGTGCTCGGCACGCTCCTCGAGCAGGGCGGCCGCGTGGTCGACACTTCGCCGCGCACCCCGGAAATCGACCGCGAGTTCGGTCGGATCCTGACCCGGCCCCGGTTCCAGGACAGTCTCTTCCTCGCCGCCAAGATCAACACCGAGGGCGAGGACGCCGGCATCGCGCAGATGCGCCAGTCGCAGCAGCTCTTTGGGCGCCCGACCCTCGATCTGCTACAGGTCGAGAGCCTGCGCGACCTCGACGTTCACTGGCCCAACGTGCGCGGCTGGAAGGACAGTGGCGAAGCGCGCTACGTTGGCGTGACCGTCTCCGCGTACCGCAACTTCGAGCGGCTCGAGGCCTTCATGCGGAGCGAGTCGTTCGATTTCGTGCATGTGAACTACTCGGTCATGGAGCCGCTCGCCGAGGAGAGGATCCTGCCGCTGGCGCAGGATCTGGGGCTGGCCGTGCTCACCAACCGGCCCTTCATGAACGGGAGCTACTTCGGGCGGGTCGCGGACCACACGCTCCCGGACTGGGCGGCCGAGTTCGACTGCGAGAGCTGGGCCCAGTTCTCGCTCAAGTACGTGTTGTCGCACCCGGCTGTGACCTGCGCGCTCACCGAGACCTCGAACCCCGTGCACCTCGTGGAGAACATGCACTCGGCGTTGGGCCGCTTCCCGGACGAGGCCGCGAAGCGCCGCATGCGGGAGCTTGTGAGTACGTTCTAG
- a CDS encoding DUF222 domain-containing protein: MIASANSLYDTRRRSCSRPAMVREPTGVRLDANPAPSGPQNAPNRAAGDDNDDELRKLGERIAELAARINSAEARMMTLIAEFDRRGGWKDGGYSSCAEWLAWRTGTKIGTARERVRTARALERLPQTADALKHGTISYAKVRALTRVATPEREAELLEFARAGSAAKLERTVRMWKKLSRDAELTAEQARRRSRTFSVVVDGDGMYLVKGRLEPEVGAVLMRAVEAASDALFRREGDARDAAESGRGVSCEAGDARPEPKQRRADAVGLLAERALAAGFGGGESSATPEGRSTAGSDSERHIGSGTRAERYQVMVHCDAATLAAEGEPGRSDLDGIRVSAETSRRMACDAAVVAMVHAKDGSMLSVGRRTRTIPPHIRRALEERDRGCRFPGCGCRFTEAHHVKHWADGGETSLRNTLLLCRRHHRAVHEGRVKVSVNGDGTVVFFTPKGRMLVDAPSRPDPTRRRLPPLPAVHPRAPTETSVASVPVPAAHRGAPAQRDGITLSNGAALYHDSEVPWEIEAAAREALDESLETDPRKRE, encoded by the coding sequence ATGATCGCTTCTGCGAACTCTCTCTACGACACGCGCCGGAGGTCCTGCTCCCGGCCTGCGATGGTGCGGGAACCGACGGGTGTCCGACTCGACGCCAACCCCGCGCCGTCCGGTCCCCAGAACGCCCCGAATCGCGCCGCGGGCGATGATAACGACGACGAACTCCGCAAGCTGGGCGAGCGCATCGCGGAACTGGCGGCCCGCATCAACTCCGCCGAGGCGCGCATGATGACCCTCATCGCCGAGTTCGACCGGCGGGGCGGGTGGAAGGACGGCGGCTACTCCTCCTGCGCCGAATGGCTGGCCTGGAGGACCGGCACGAAGATCGGGACGGCCCGCGAACGGGTGCGGACCGCCCGCGCGCTCGAGCGCCTGCCTCAAACCGCGGACGCTCTGAAACACGGCACCATCTCGTACGCCAAGGTGCGGGCGCTCACCCGGGTTGCGACCCCCGAGCGCGAGGCGGAGCTGCTCGAGTTCGCGCGCGCGGGCTCGGCGGCGAAGCTGGAGCGGACGGTGCGCATGTGGAAGAAGCTGTCGCGCGACGCGGAGCTGACCGCCGAGCAGGCCCGGCGCCGCAGCCGCACCTTCTCGGTCGTCGTGGACGGCGACGGGATGTACCTGGTGAAGGGGCGGCTCGAGCCAGAGGTCGGAGCCGTGCTGATGCGGGCGGTGGAGGCGGCGTCGGATGCGCTGTTCCGGCGCGAAGGCGATGCCCGAGATGCGGCCGAAAGTGGAAGGGGTGTCAGTTGCGAGGCGGGCGATGCGCGCCCGGAGCCGAAGCAGCGTCGGGCGGATGCCGTGGGTCTCTTGGCCGAGCGGGCCCTGGCCGCGGGATTCGGGGGTGGCGAGTCGAGCGCGACGCCAGAGGGGCGATCGACGGCTGGTTCAGATTCGGAGCGTCACATCGGGTCCGGCACCCGGGCGGAGCGCTACCAGGTCATGGTCCACTGCGACGCGGCGACGCTTGCGGCCGAAGGCGAGCCTGGGCGCTCGGATCTGGACGGGATTCGCGTTTCCGCGGAGACGTCCCGGCGCATGGCGTGCGATGCCGCGGTGGTGGCGATGGTCCACGCGAAGGACGGGTCGATGTTGAGCGTGGGGCGCCGGACGCGCACGATTCCGCCACACATCCGGCGGGCGCTGGAGGAGCGGGACCGGGGATGCCGTTTTCCGGGGTGTGGCTGTCGGTTCACGGAGGCGCATCACGTGAAACACTGGGCTGACGGGGGCGAGACGAGCCTCCGGAACACGCTGCTCCTCTGCCGGCGGCATCATCGAGCCGTTCACGAGGGGCGGGTCAAGGTCTCTGTGAACGGTGACGGAACAGTGGTGTTCTTCACGCCGAAGGGAAGGATGCTGGTGGACGCGCCGAGCAGGCCGGATCCGACCAGGCGTCGACTGCCGCCGCTCCCAGCGGTTCATCCGCGCGCCCCGACCGAGACCTCGGTTGCCAGCGTGCCAGTCCCAGCGGCTCATCGCGGCGCCCCGGCGCAACGCGATGGCATCACGCTCTCAAACGGGGCCGCGCTCTACCACGATTCGGAGGTACCATGGGAGATCGAGGCCGCCGCGCGGGAAGCCCTGGATGAGTCGCTGGAAACTGATCCCCGGAAGCGAGAATGA